A stretch of Planctomycetota bacterium DNA encodes these proteins:
- a CDS encoding DUF2203 domain-containing protein, which yields MGPRVFSAREATALIPQIERILGELDQIRDRLRKIKAKSDVLEMIWGEEVQSETNPDHREYTHYLAELEQAKKDFDATVRKLGELEVVLKSVEHGLIDFYGVIDGRLVFLCWKRGERAVEYYHHLEDGFQGRHPIPAEELAR from the coding sequence ATGGGACCTCGAGTCTTCAGCGCCCGGGAAGCCACGGCGCTCATTCCCCAGATCGAGCGGATTCTGGGCGAACTGGATCAGATCCGGGACCGTCTCCGCAAGATCAAGGCCAAGTCGGACGTCCTCGAAATGATTTGGGGGGAGGAAGTCCAGTCGGAGACCAACCCGGACCATCGGGAGTACACCCACTACCTGGCCGAGCTGGAGCAGGCCAAGAAAGACTTCGACGCCACCGTCCGCAAGCTTGGGGAGCTCGAGGTGGTCCTCAAGAGCGTCGAGCACGGGCTGATCGATTTCTACGGAGTCATCGACGGAAGGCTGGTGTTCCTCTGCTGGAAGCGGGGAGAGCGGGCGGTGGAGTACTACCACCACCTGGAAGACGGCTTCCAGGGCCGACACCCCATTCCCGCCGAAGAGCTGGCCCGCT